AATTTTCTCAATCACTTCGCAAGAAATCAAAGAGGAGTATTCATCATTTTCTACTCCTTCCTTTATAGACTCAGGACACGTTAAAGTGCCGTCACATCACATGAGGAGGACATCTTTCAGCAAAGTCATGATGtaattaaccctaacccaatattctccaattaaaatataatcaataacaattcttcatttaaatatcTAATGACCtgttatgtattttatttacttgtGTATTAACATTATCCAATGTGTCAACAaagttcaaacccagagaaatcacTAACTTATTTAAGGTAACCATGTTAATTTTGGTCGCCTGTTAAATGCATCACGTCAGCTCTGGTGCGGCTTTGCTCATCTCTTGCTGCCTAACGTGAATTAAACTTTAATACTTAACCTCATCCACTAACAGAAATATTTTCATCGGCAATGGTAGTGAACGCTCCCATGTTCCCACGCTGCTTCATAATATCAACAAACTAGGTcctttgttgtggttttatttgagAGACCCTCAGAAGTCACATATTGTAGGTTTAAAGACCTGGGCAAAGGGATGTAGAGTTTAAGCTGATGACGTCCCTAAATGTGATTTGCCTACTTCTGTGTCAGGATGACAAATGTATCCAGTAACATGAACAAACCTTTATTTAAACAATCATATTCTCAAAACACAGACTCCAGGCCTCAGAGTCACAAACATGTAATCTTAATATTCCTTCACTCAGACATTGTGAATGTAAACACGATGGTGCCCTCTTTTCTCCGGGCCACAAAGCCTGGGGTCACTGCCATGGTGGgcgcctggtgtgtgtgtgtgtgtgtgtgtgtgtgtgtgtgtgtgtgtgtgtgtgtgtgtgtgtgtgtgtgtgtgtgtgtgtgtgtgtgtgtgtgtgtgtgtgtgtgtgtgtgtgtgtgtgtgtgtgtgtgtgtgcgtgtcgtgtcgtgtgtgtacgtgtgaatGGGGAGAGGGGAGCAGGGGTAGGGGGGGGGTTGGTTTCACTTGAATGCACACTCTCCCGTTTGTTGACAAAAGATCATAGTATGCGGTGGGAGGAACGATTACGTGTGGGGAGCCAGAGTTTTCCACACGCCTGGACTGTTTCTTCTTCAGCGTGATGAGAATCCTTGACGGCCCCGCTGGGTTTGTCTGATCATGTGGTTCGCACGCCGCCGTGTAGCTCGGGCTTTGATCGGGATGTCACATTGCATGAAGCCCATTATTGAACAGTGATCGACACTGATAAGTGCTTTAAACACATACCGCATGTCTCACCctgcctctctgtgtctccctcagGGTGTCGGGCCCCCTGATGTCTCCTGGGATGAAGGGAACAGggacgcctcctcctcctccaccaccgcaGCCGCCGCCTCTGGAGAAACAGCATGTTCACCCTCACCAAAAGCCCTACTCTCACTATCACCATCACCAGTCTGCTAATGACGGTGAGATGGACCTCCAGACATCTGGCTAAATGTAACCTAAAAAAATTTCAGGAAATCTGTTCTGGATTGAATTTGAAAATGGCTATTAGCGTTCAAAATTGTATTTCCCGTGGCAGGTGATACAGCAACATCGAACTCCTCTATTACTCTTGCATGATGTCCTTTTGAAGGAATTCCCAGTGCAGGGtcatttaaatacacttatatATCTTAACATCTCTGTGTCTGCACCACGAGAGCCACAAGAAAGgcctgagagagaggaagtcgGAGCAGGGATACTGCCCTGTGGCTCTGTCGGAGCATTTTTAGGACAGAGAGATTACAGTCGAAGAAACAGAGTCGGGAAAACCACACGCCGGAAGCCTTTCCCCTGCACTGAATTAGCCAACAAAACGCTGGCTCATGTGTTCAGCTGTCTCTCAGCGCCCGAACATTGGAAGGCTCAGCTGTCACTCCCGAGCCTTTTTCCTAATGCCTTAAACACTGTTTTCCCTGTAAAGATCTACACATGGACGTCTCGCTAACCGCCCTGTGGTCAGGCAGTTGCGTAGTAGCGCTCGTGGAAAGGCTGCTTCCCCATTATCGTGACTCCTGCGGTCGGTTCTGAGTACGAACTGGGACGATGGGGACGAACGTTACACACTATGGGGCTGGCAGGGGTAGCTCGAAGCACAAATATAGCATTGTCATAATTTGAGAGCCCCATTAAGTTTCAGCCGGATGGAGCGGACGCCCACTGACCCTGGAAACAATCGGCCATAGACACTGGTGGCAGATGATCAAGTCAGGCTTctatttttcttctctctctcttcgtctCATCCCCTCTTTAACATCCTCCCTCATTTCCTAGAATACCAAGGCAGCTTTCAGAGCTGCTTCCATTTCGGAGACTCCTACAGGATGGAGCAGACGGTCGGTGGTGTCCACGTCCCCGGAGATTCTCACGCCTACACTTCCCATCAGCACAATGGCTTCCACATGTCGACCAGCACAGCCGGCTCATCGGGTAAGGACGATTTACCTTGGCCCTTTTTtccagaatcagaaagtatacAGATCCTAAAAGATAACCTGAATGATTTTATCAGAAATGTTAAACCCATTCACCATGTTCCAGGCTTCAACTTGACTCAGGAGCTGCAGGGCAACGCAGGGTGCCAGTTCACGTCCAGCCCCGAGGAGAGCATTTTCTTCCAGGTCGGCAGCTTCGACCGCAGCCTGAGCCACATGTCATCCATctacacagagacatagagcaACACTGGAGCAGGACACGCTTCACCACTCACACTCTACTACACCGCAGTCCGACTCCTTCACATGTCTTCACACACTCGGGGCACTTCTCCTTTAGGTCCTGTTTTCTTCCAGGTCCCACAGACTCACTGCAGGTGTCAGATGGATGATGAACCCGACCACattagaatgacactcagtagagcacattcctccaccaGGGCCCAACAGTCTGCTCCCCACACTGGATGATTTCATCACACGCTCGTAGATATGTGCCTGGCTCTTCTTATCAAACTTCATAAATTATCAGTGTTCACGTTGAAAAACTCCAGATCTTTCAGATTCTTTCCAGATCTGCACCTccacatccttctaccaagtttcatggaaaatcTGTTCggatgtttttgtgtaatgttacTCAcaatccaaccaaccaacaaacagacaggggtgaataCACAATCTCAAAACTCTTGAAGTCAGTTTAGGTTATTTACGAAACACTATGTGAAcccttaaaacaaaaatgtctcaTCACCAGTAAAACTGAAAAGAGGTTCTTCCTGGTTGTAAATAAACCATTTTCAGGGgaaaagaaaactatttaaaagaaaagaaataaacaaagatatGAGGAATTTTACTCATTCACATCAGCTAATTTAATACTCAATACTAATGTCTGAGAAAATAGTCCcaatgatgtcacagtgatgtcatgaGGGTTATTTGGGATTGAGCTGGAGACAGATGTACAACAGACAGCCTCTGTTATGAACTGGGGGTGTGCAGGTttgaatatgtgtgtatttCCCCTGCAGGGAGTTGTCTTCCCACAGACGCTGGTGAGTTGCACTGAATGTGAATATTGGGATCAGGTATTTCAGGTAGAAGTCAGTACGTATCTCCTTTGTTGGAATCGATTTGGTCCTTCTTGTCTCTTGCATCCCGCAAAACATCATGAAAGTTTCATCAATTCCTCTGAGAACTTTGTTAAAGGGAAAACCTTTAAAATGATTTGATCAGCTTCTGGTTCAGAGGTTTAACTGATTTTAAACAAATCAGATAAATCCAATGGAAGTCTCCTCTTTTAAGTAGTGAAAAAATATGACtctttaaaacaatcataacATAAGAGACAGAAACTTTCCTTCTGAGCTTCAGAATCACATTTATTGATCAAGAACCCATCATGTACAGATATTGTGAATCGGTTTACGTTGGTGCATCACGTACACACCTACATACAAAGTACAACCAGAGAAAGCCTCCATGTTTCCTCGGCTTTGACATTTCAACTTCAGACGATACAAACCTGAACGGACGTTGAATAAAACGTCCTcgacctcctctctctttctctctttctctctctctctctctctctgaactacATCTTTTGATCTGTTTCAGACTGAAGTGTAGAGATAAATATATCATTTTGccgtgtgtttgcttttcttcttctctttttgttgtcAAGTGTTCTGTGCCTTTGCATTTACTTCCAGAGGAGGGGCTCATTCATTCTGCAATactgcaggaaaaacaacaaactccTTCATTACATGTGTATAAAATGTAcagtttgttaaaaaacaatcatttgaatgtttgtCATTTCTCAGTTTAAGATATAATAAATGGTTTGGTCACTCAATGgctcttttttaataattaaaataatgcaGAGAGGAGTGTGAAGCTTTATTAACCTGAACAGTGTATTTTTCCTTACAGACATAACTTCTGTGAATGAGCTCAGACTGTTGATGAAGAGAAAAAGCCTCATTCTGTAGGCTTGttgtgccctctagtggacgaGCGCTGCAATGACTGCATCTTATactttcagcttcttcttgttcttgagGTAGCTCTCATAATAGAAGTTGCTGAAGAGGATGACGAGGGTGATGcagtaacaaaacaaaagcatgttCATGGAGTTGGGGAAGTCGCACTCGGCTAACAGGTTGTGACCCGTGTGCACGATGAAGATCACAAACTGCACCTGGAGGGGCAGCCCACAAAGGTTCAGATTGGTTCTAAAAGACattctgtgtttacatgtttgatTCCTGTCACGCAGAGCGTGGGCCACTCACCAGCTGCAGGGACGTGAGGTAACGTTTCCACCACAGGTACTTCTGCATGTGTGGGCCGATGGCAGCCAGGGCGTAGTACGAGTACATGATGATGTGAACGAAGCTGTTGCCCATCCCGTTGAAGAACGCTGCAGGATGTGGTAGAAACAGAACCAagcattaaaacaaatcaagagAAGCAATAGAAAGCATCATCgtcaaataatgaataattcaaaataatgaGAAAAGCTACTTTTTTAGTATTGATATAAAAAAAGTCTTTAACAAAGAAATTAAAGGACAAATAACCTCACACAAATCGGCACCATTCAATTCACTATGATTCATTCATCAAGAACTTAAGAAGCATGTCAACCTCAAATCCAGCTGTGCCTGtgataaagattaaaaaaggaagatatagaaatataaagaataaaaatgatataatggaaataataaaatctgcaaatgaattataaaataaaattctttgattaaatataagaaaatgtaGGTAATAAGAAAAGagaatagagcagcagtaaagtaaGTGACAAGTATGATCAATTGTGTTAATTTTGCTAAGTGTTTAAAAGTGACATGAACATTGCACATGATACATGTGATAGTAGAGTCTTGTAATAGTTCATGTATCTTATCTATAATGTTGTAAAAGCATTGACTCTTGCATAACAAAAACGCTTCTTTACGTCGTATTGCATCATCGTATGGTCTCATACACAAATGTGAAGCAAATGTCACAAGTTCAAAGGGTCAAGGTTCGTACCAGGCTGCCGATTGGCTTCTCCACAGAAAGGTTTTATTGACAGGAGGTGAACTTTCCTCGACATACTACTGAAGACGTGGAGAAGTCACACGTTTATGTAAAGTGATCAAATCGGAGCAAAGGTCGCTGTCAAGTGTTGTGGACGATTGTCAGCTGTGGAATTTTCCACGCGAGCACAAGTCCACAGTACGAGTGTTTACAGCAGCGTGATGGTGAATGCATCAATTCACGATAAACCACAGTGCTGCCGTTTGTCCCGACGAAGGACTGTGTCACTCAGTGCAGTGGTGACACTCGTTTGAATGTGTCTCTACAACAATGGAGCTCTGTCACAGAGGAACCTGATGCTCGCACTACTCAGGGAAAAAATGGATTAAATGCTTTATggtttttttcatatttgggAGTGAATAACTACATTAGTTGACTTACACTGTCCCCCGGCCACATATTTGATTCCCGACCACCAGTTGAAGATCATGGTGCCGTGGTGGTAGACGTGGAGGAACGTGATCTGattgttcttcttcctcaggatgaagaagagctgCTCAtacacaggaggagcagaggaggctgttGGAGTCAGGACTCTGATTTCTAACCACTCGACTGAATGTGAAACATTTTTGATGTGATATTCACCGTGTCGCTGAGCTCGATGACCTTGGAGAAGAAGAACCACCAGCAGACTCTGGCCATCTGGACGGAGGGCAAAGTGGAGGAGGCTAGGTTTTACATATTGTTATTAAcgcatttaaattcaattcagACAACTTTATTAATCTCACTGGCGCACGTCATGTGGAAACAGATTGCACAACTAAATTATACACAGACAGGTGCAAGAACGAAGGGAGCTaaaagaataattaaaaaagtaaaagctAATATACAGCCAATCGAGAAAAACTTTACTTTGAATTATAATCCAAACATAATTAATTCTAACAAACAACGTGACTAAATTAAGCTCAGTATACGTTCTCAGACTCTCTCTATGTTCCATTCATTTACAATACTTTCAAACTCCCCGCCTCTTCTGGTCAGCTGACTGGCTGGTTGTTTGAAGTAAACCAATCAGATTTTGCCATAATcacaatcagccaatcacattgcAGCAGGCATCGTCTCATTCACATCTTACCACAGTCTATGCATTCCACACCATACAGCCACACCTCCATTCACCCAGCATGACTTCAAAGTCTAAGGTCACACATGGCAATACACACTGCAGTCTCTCGTGATGAAACGTTGTATGGGAGATACCCTCATGTACTTACTCTCATGGCCAGTGGGCTGTTGCTGTAATCTACAGGCTGACACAGGTAGCTGTAGTTTGAGAGCAACGACGTGACCAGGAACTACAAACGTAAAACACAATAATGTCATGAATGGAATatgaaataacataaaatacataatttcatGCTCAGGGtcaggggcggatccagatggggagagcgtggcgggatagagcgggtgctctgcaacaagaaggtcgccggttcgaatcccactctatcccatctgcatgcctaagtgtccttggcaagatactgaacccctagatggcccctcataaaatgatgagtgttctaaaaatgtaagttgccttggataaaagcgtcagctaaatgacatgtaatgtaatggtgGTGGGGGGCAGGGGGGCAAGGgggccccagctgaaatctaCACAATGGGCTTGAATGTATTTCAAAATACATTCATTGCTGTggggctttgctcaaagctatgAAGATAACAGCAAACAAGGAATGACTCAGATTTGCATTTTACTGGATCAGGGATTAtgacatataattggcccctctgggTGAGTCTTGGCCCCTTGgcttaaacaaacaaagagcgGATCTGACAAACCTCGTAGAACATGTAGACAGACAGGCCGACCATGAAGAAATTGTAAACGATGAGAACGCCTCTGAGATTGAAGGGTTCCCTGTGTTTCATCAGACGAGGGCCCGCCCACACCACACTGAGGTAGACCAGGAAGATGAGTAGCATGGGAAAGGGAGAGTAGACCAGCAGCCACGGGTCTGTGCGCTTGTCTGGAAGATGACAAACATGGAGCTGTGTGTCAGGGAGGTAACTGTAATCAAGCACGTCAGGACACATTTTAGGCTGGAATTCTTGAACGCTTGATGACCTTTCCCCACCGCTGAGGGACGAGTTTTGAACTTTGACAAAGACTAGCTGCTGTACAGAAGTGACAGAAATCTAAACAGGACAATGTCCACACACCAGTATCTGCTCCCACACACGTATTCATTTCATGTcccaggtttttattttgtttgcacAGGAAAAGCCTGATTATTACAGTTAGTCTGTTCCACATCAGCCTCAGATGGGACATTGTATGCAATTGTGTAGATGtaaagcaaatgttttttcccccctgacATTTAAAGGGCTGATCTCTGATCTTCCTTGTAGCATACCTCCAATACAACCAGGAAGATGAGTGACACCTGGACGAGGAAGTAAACCAGCAGCCCGACATGTGTCAGAGAAGTAATTCATATACTGAATTACACATGATGGATTGGATTTCTGAAATCTTTCACGTCTGTTTAGGGactattgttgttttgtctgcCCAGGAATTGCaaagttttctgtctgtgttcaaaTGACACACTGTATGTGCcactttgtaaataaatacCAAATTCTGTCTTATAAagctgaacaaataaacaaaaagagtTTGTGTAGGGATAACCTTGAATTCTAAACCTTTTcttcatatatgtgtgtgagtatacTGAACATATATAACGTTAGAATACGATTCATGGCGTTAACCATGTGACAGGCCACAGAGCAGTCAttgtggagcagcagctcccacacactgaacacagaaACAGGTTTGCTGCTAAAACAAAGTCGACCGCACATGTTGAAGATAGAAAATGAGAACGATCACACACCTCCATTGTCCAGTGCGCTCTGGTACGCGGACAGGAGTCTCTCCCAGGATGAAGCCATCTGGAAACAGAGGGATGTAACGataagaggaggaaacagggaaATCTACAGCATTCAGAGACCCGACGGATCAGCTCACCTCTCACACGGTGCTTCGGCAGCTCGGGGACAACACCACACAAACCTTTGCTCGTTGCGTGGAGTCCTGAGTTAAATAATGATTAGCTAGGTTCACCTCAGAACCAGAAGCAGTAGCGGTCCGCCCCTCGATGGTCAGTGAAGACGACAGGATCATCTGCGGCTGAGCGAAAACACGACAATCCGAGCCGCCCGGAACTAAAACCGGCGTATACACAGCTTCGGGTGGAGTAAACTTCCGCCTCAGGAACTTCAGATGCACGTGCAGATGTTCCCACGAACATCTGTCTCACTTCCGCGTCCTGCGTTTAGCTTCACTTTGTTTCCTCACCGGTTCCGATCAGCCGGTTCGTGGTCACAACAGAGGGGGCGCTGTTTCCCGCCAAAAGGACTTTGCATTCAATTTTAACTTTAAGAgccaaataaaacaattgtaTTGTATGAAATATAAACGGTATTATTATGCGATAAAGTGTTAGAGAAATAAGTTGTATATTTGGAATAAATAAGTGGTAATATAAGAAAATAGTTGTACATTTTTTAGAATAAAGTGGAAATGTTATGTTGACGAAGATGTACTATTACAAGAATGAAGTTCTTATTCTATGCTGTCTCATGTAGAACCTCAGAAGATCAACCTGTCACCTATTAAAAcgaggaatgtggagcatcttgttgCTGTTCTGTAGAGCAGGTTTCGAAACGGACAGAATATTTAATCTTTGTGACTCATCAGCACATTATCATAAGCATCAGTACACTGAAACCAGCTGTCTATTCTGAGGAAAGAAGCTACACAGACTTGGTGTTGGTGTAATCTTTGCTGCTGGTTCACTGTAAAACGTTGGTAGTATCTGTGTGATATTCAAAGTGGTTCAAGGTTATTGTAGCAAACAAATGATCCAGTTAAAGCCTGAAGAGAATATAGTGTTACCCGAATCAGAGACAGTGACTCATTTTACACAAACGTAAACTTTTATGTGTAAGATTTGTGCTTACGTCTCCGATGTGCTGGAGGAGGGTCTCAGTCACACTTGTTCCCAGTATCCTGCTGATCACGGCACAGAGCGCCCCCTTTTGTTTTATCTCAGAACTCTCCTCATCCAGCAGAAGACTAGGAAACTCCCACAAGCCTGCCAACAAACctaaagacagacacagacgttGTTTTGTACTTTCAATCACTTTTTCTTTAAACCttacttttgtattttaaaccggtctttgtatttctttatttgttacTTCTTCTATTATTTCTGTcctctgaaaatgaaaacttaGGGAAATGTTAATGTCCTGTATGTCAATATGGCCTTTGTAGTCTTGATGACACTCAAAGAGCTTTATCATAGTTTTTTTACAATAGCTTTTTAGCAGTTAAAATAAGAATGTGCAAACAAATATTTACCCTCAGGCTACAAACTAATATTGGCATAGGGTGTTGAGCACcacatacagtgccttgcataagtattcaccccccttggactttttcccattatgtactgttactaactggaattcaaatagacttaaataaactttttcccgtttgatcaaaacatgcatagtactttggaggtgcaaaataaattttattgtgacacaaacaataatgagaacaaaaaagttgacatctgttgggtgcatagtATCTGTGTGATATTCAAAGTGGTTCAAGGTTATTGTAGCAAACAAATGATCCAGTTAAAGCCTGAAGAGAATATAGTGTTACCCGAATCAGAGACAGTGACTCATTTTACACAAACGTAAACTTTATTTAATACTGTGGTCGGATCATAAACAGATATTGTTGTGGGTGTGTTGTGAACAGTCAGAGGAGTTTATAGACATTAGTTAGGCTACACAAAGGAAAACATCTTAGTCATTGTTCAGCTAAATTACTGTCAGGGTTTTTCTCATCAACACTGATGATGTTCTCCAACCGTGAACTGCCAGAGCTCTGGAGAACGCTCAGCGGTGGAGATAGTGTTCACATCTTAATCATAAAGGTGAAAGGGCAAAAGTCTGCATGATCATAATTTGGTGATAAAAATCGGATCTGCAATGAGGTcaatgaaaaaaatctgcattATGCACTAAAAGTCCCCAAAGGGATTTATAAGAGCTGTATACACAATCAATGTGAAGCCATTTAAAAAACGTATCTCTTCAAATTATTGGATAGAATTCGGTGATGAGATCAA
The nucleotide sequence above comes from Platichthys flesus chromosome 9, fPlaFle2.1, whole genome shotgun sequence. Encoded proteins:
- the elovl8b gene encoding ELOVL fatty acid elongase 8b yields the protein MASSWERLLSAYQSALDNGDKRTDPWLLVYSPFPMLLIFLVYLSVVWAGPRLMKHREPFNLRGVLIVYNFFMVGLSVYMFYEFLVTSLLSNYSYLCQPVDYSNSPLAMRMARVCWWFFFSKVIELSDTLFFILRKKNNQITFLHVYHHGTMIFNWWSGIKYVAGGQSFFNGMGNSFVHIIMYSYYALAAIGPHMQKYLWWKRYLTSLQLVQFVIFIVHTGHNLLAECDFPNSMNMLLFCYCITLVILFSNFYYESYLKNKKKLKV